One window from the genome of Chloroflexota bacterium encodes:
- a CDS encoding DUF58 domain-containing protein, with product MEERFSLENMAILPKLWVEIKDHSTLPQHQVSRVFNLPPKTRKAWTVRTTCTQRGKYTLGPLSIVGGDPFGLFKKVRLINEQRMFIVYPGIVDLPHFSIPGGELMGGITVREHSYEVTPNASSIREYRPEDSFNRIHWPSTARMGRLMTKEFDFDPYSDIWIILDMQARVQVGSGMESTEEVGVTAAASIANHFLLSHRSVGFVSYADQHRIIPADRGSRQLLKILEELAVIKGIGWIPISQVIATESKRFGRRSTLITITPSLNEAWPNTLREVARQGVKAVAILLEPSTFGSKESALLTIGALAAAEIPTFLIKKGDALDKALTGYSRTLVRFYGREGGYGHNTAPA from the coding sequence ATGGAAGAGCGCTTTAGCCTTGAAAATATGGCCATCCTTCCCAAACTCTGGGTAGAGATAAAAGACCACTCCACCCTGCCTCAACATCAGGTGAGTCGGGTATTCAACTTACCGCCCAAGACAAGGAAGGCATGGACGGTGCGAACCACTTGTACGCAGCGTGGAAAATACACGCTCGGCCCCTTGAGCATTGTTGGCGGCGACCCCTTCGGACTCTTCAAGAAAGTCCGTCTCATCAACGAACAACGGATGTTCATTGTCTATCCGGGCATAGTCGATTTGCCTCACTTCAGCATCCCCGGTGGGGAGTTGATGGGAGGAATAACCGTACGTGAGCACAGCTACGAAGTGACCCCCAACGCCTCAAGCATTCGTGAATATAGACCAGAGGATAGCTTCAATCGCATTCACTGGCCTTCAACGGCCCGAATGGGCCGTCTGATGACGAAGGAATTTGACTTCGACCCTTACTCCGATATCTGGATAATCCTAGACATGCAAGCTAGGGTACAGGTGGGAAGTGGTATGGAGAGCACAGAAGAGGTAGGGGTCACAGCAGCGGCCTCAATCGCAAACCACTTTCTATTATCCCATCGCTCGGTTGGTTTCGTCTCCTACGCTGATCAGCATCGAATCATTCCTGCTGATCGTGGCTCTCGTCAACTGTTGAAAATACTGGAAGAACTGGCCGTCATTAAGGGTATCGGTTGGATTCCCATCTCTCAGGTCATCGCCACTGAGTCTAAGCGGTTTGGACGACGGTCAACATTGATCACTATTACACCCTCTTTAAACGAGGCTTGGCCAAACACCCTCAGAGAGGTAGCCAGACAGGGCGTCAAGGCCGTGGCTATCCTGCTGGAACCAAGCACTTTTGGGAGCAAGGAAAGCGCTCTTCTTACCATTGGTGCCCTGGCCGCAGCCGAGATTCCCACCTTCCTGATCAAGAAAGGTGACGCTTTAGACAAGGCTCTCACTGGATATAGTCGTACCCTCGTCCGTTTCTATGGAAGGGAAGGGGGCTATGGGCATAATACCGCTCCGGCATAG
- a CDS encoding DUF3488 and transglutaminase-like domain-containing protein, with protein sequence MGIIPLRHRFALVVSHLSPQEGWFTFIILCLVVLSAIWSVQAASWVDHLDKLTWIGLLALFCGLVFAKTRLPSWSLHAWAFVFGPAAIVYTILTTLPQGVTSKGLAELWNRLSTWAETTRAGGIGTDNLLFLLLLASIVWIIGYLSAWSVFRSHGPWLAMVASGSGLVVNLSYAPDLTRYFFLYLFSAILLLVRLNTFHQEQVWKSSGVKYHPGLCWHLFRTSLVVSCILVPIAWLLPTAITSQQIAERWTEISRPWIDAQAEFNRLFGGLKSRQQQMISGFGRTLPLKSFVSLGNEVIMNVSSPEPHFWRGMTYEVYTGQGWLAADTTSSFLTSGDQRLAAGMTYELRREITQTAKVLEPRADLIFAAGQVKRISIPVLAEVSRTQGESAEKPVESLALHSALVLSRGQEYTVVSSVSMADVNSLRQAGDDYPEWSRRYLQLPSALPNRVKRLSQDLTRNYGNAYDKAAAIEQYLRKFTYSESVPLPPPRRDSVDFFLFDSERGYCDYFASAMAVMLRSIGIPARVVSGYISGNYDAERGVYVVTDSAAHSRVEVFFPKYGWIEFEPTPYRPAIARSEEPLESMGAIDEGMFEEEFLLDEFGGVGTFGGKSLSDTSDLSKRLLKVSTILTVFSSAIGVAILVLFYLWRRNLNHLSTVEAAYARVCQLSDWLRVKSPPSYTPLEYTQYLASFAPAVGKQLRFIAETYVRLRFGRHQPSPADEGRLSSAWHEIREKMILARIRALWPYHKRSPSGR encoded by the coding sequence ATGGGCATAATACCGCTCCGGCATAGATTCGCTTTGGTCGTCTCCCACCTGAGCCCCCAGGAGGGTTGGTTCACCTTCATTATCCTATGCCTGGTCGTTCTCAGCGCCATCTGGTCGGTTCAAGCTGCCAGTTGGGTCGATCACCTGGATAAACTGACCTGGATTGGACTACTAGCCCTATTTTGTGGTCTGGTATTTGCCAAGACACGCCTTCCCTCATGGTCGCTTCACGCCTGGGCCTTCGTCTTCGGTCCAGCGGCTATCGTCTACACTATTCTTACAACTCTACCTCAAGGAGTGACTTCGAAGGGACTAGCTGAGCTGTGGAACAGGCTAAGCACGTGGGCGGAGACTACTCGGGCTGGCGGTATCGGTACTGACAACCTGCTCTTCCTCCTCCTGCTGGCCAGCATCGTCTGGATCATCGGCTACCTGAGTGCTTGGTCTGTTTTTCGATCTCACGGCCCCTGGTTGGCGATGGTAGCCAGCGGGAGCGGCCTGGTGGTCAACCTCTCCTATGCGCCCGATCTGACTAGATACTTTTTCCTCTATCTTTTCAGCGCCATCCTACTGTTGGTACGCCTTAATACTTTTCACCAAGAGCAGGTCTGGAAGTCCAGCGGCGTCAAATATCATCCCGGCTTGTGTTGGCATTTGTTTAGAACAAGCCTGGTCGTATCCTGCATACTGGTCCCCATCGCCTGGTTGTTACCCACGGCTATCACTAGCCAACAGATCGCCGAGAGATGGACAGAGATAAGCCGTCCTTGGATTGATGCCCAGGCCGAATTTAACCGCCTTTTTGGGGGACTAAAATCCAGACAGCAACAGATGATTAGCGGATTTGGGCGAACACTGCCTTTGAAGAGTTTTGTTAGTTTAGGCAACGAGGTAATAATGAACGTTTCCTCGCCTGAGCCACATTTCTGGCGCGGCATGACCTATGAGGTATATACAGGGCAGGGCTGGTTGGCCGCTGATACTACGTCCTCTTTCCTGACCTCTGGTGATCAGCGCCTAGCTGCAGGAATGACCTATGAGCTGCGCCGGGAGATCACCCAGACGGCGAAGGTCCTCGAACCCCGCGCTGACCTGATCTTCGCCGCCGGTCAGGTGAAGCGTATCAGCATTCCTGTTCTGGCTGAAGTGAGCCGGACGCAAGGGGAATCAGCAGAGAAACCCGTTGAGTCTCTTGCTCTCCATTCAGCACTAGTACTTAGTCGGGGCCAGGAGTATACCGTCGTTTCCTCCGTGTCCATGGCTGATGTGAATTCACTGCGTCAAGCAGGAGATGATTATCCGGAATGGTCAAGGCGCTACTTACAGTTACCATCTGCCTTGCCTAATCGAGTCAAGAGACTGAGCCAGGATCTGACCAGAAATTACGGCAATGCCTATGATAAGGCAGCAGCGATCGAGCAATACCTGCGTAAGTTCACTTATAGCGAGAGTGTGCCACTGCCTCCTCCCCGCAGGGACAGCGTAGACTTCTTTCTTTTCGATTCAGAGAGGGGTTACTGCGACTACTTTGCTTCCGCCATGGCCGTTATGCTCCGCTCCATAGGCATCCCGGCCAGGGTCGTCTCTGGCTATATCTCAGGCAATTACGACGCCGAGCGTGGCGTTTATGTGGTGACTGATTCGGCTGCTCACTCCCGCGTGGAGGTTTTCTTTCCCAAGTATGGTTGGATAGAATTTGAGCCGACGCCCTATCGGCCGGCCATCGCTCGGTCTGAAGAGCCCCTTGAATCTATGGGGGCCATAGACGAAGGAATGTTTGAGGAAGAGTTCCTTCTCGACGAGTTTGGTGGAGTGGGCACTTTTGGGGGTAAAAGCCTCTCTGATACCAGCGACCTGAGTAAGAGGTTACTGAAGGTTAGCACCATCCTTACAGTGTTTTCCTCTGCTATCGGCGTGGCCATCCTTGTCTTATTCTACCTCTGGCGGCGTAACCTTAATCACCTCTCAACCGTGGAGGCTGCTTACGCCAGGGTCTGCCAATTGTCTGACTGGCTGCGGGTCAAATCGCCTCCATCGTATACTCCCCTCGAGTATACACAATACCTCGCTAGTTTTGCTCCTGCCGTGGGCAAGCAGCTCAGATTCATTGCCGAGACTTATGTGCGACTACGCTTTGGACGACACCAGCCAAGTCCAGCCGATGAAGGGCGGCTGTCCTCCGCCTGGCATGAGATAAGAGAGAAGATGATTCTGGCTCGTATCCGTGCTCTATGGCCCTACCATAAGCGATCACCCTCTGGCCGGTAA
- a CDS encoding AI-2E family transporter gives MVMEQNPWLKALIILLVISAAIFLASQFWALVMWIADIIMLFFLAWLLSFVLKPLVSFPCRYLRLSRAVAVIIVYVGLILTLVSVMILIVPVIALQLTQLGTNLPDYAERLTKWIIPLQSELHRYNIDLDLAKIWPTQDLMNRVERLGTALVQNALTLITGLASLILGMIIVLVLSFYITLDGDAIAEQVLDLVPERYQDEVHFLSTSIDRTFGGFIRGQMIQSVIYGLGTALIMWLAGLGYVLVASIFAAIVMIIPFLGPILAIIPPLLIALFQLSLAKVLLVFVGLFVLQQIVFNIIAPKVMSESVGMHPLLVFLAILLGVRVAGLAGAIFGIPVVAVIYAMFHLFWERSPSIQARRARRSEAIADRAKSAPGKPPLKGEFWLDSLKERISRAVDKGSQRPIK, from the coding sequence ATGGTTATGGAACAGAATCCTTGGCTAAAGGCTCTAATCATTCTCCTTGTTATCTCTGCAGCAATATTCCTGGCTAGCCAATTCTGGGCCCTTGTTATGTGGATCGCAGACATCATTATGCTTTTCTTCCTCGCCTGGTTGCTGTCTTTTGTCTTAAAGCCTCTGGTGAGCTTTCCTTGCCGATACTTGAGGCTATCACGGGCGGTGGCCGTTATTATCGTCTACGTTGGGCTCATCCTGACTTTGGTATCGGTTATGATTCTCATCGTACCGGTTATCGCCCTGCAGTTGACCCAACTTGGCACGAATCTACCAGACTACGCTGAACGCCTGACGAAGTGGATCATTCCCCTCCAGTCCGAATTGCACAGGTATAATATAGACCTTGACCTAGCTAAAATCTGGCCTACGCAAGATCTGATGAACCGTGTCGAGCGACTAGGTACAGCGCTGGTGCAGAATGCCCTCACCCTAATCACTGGATTGGCCTCACTTATCTTGGGGATGATCATCGTTTTAGTCTTGTCCTTTTACATCACACTCGATGGCGACGCGATCGCTGAGCAAGTTCTCGACCTGGTGCCAGAGCGGTATCAGGATGAGGTTCACTTCCTATCCACCAGCATCGATCGCACCTTTGGGGGCTTTATCCGTGGCCAGATGATTCAATCGGTGATTTATGGGCTAGGAACGGCGCTGATTATGTGGCTGGCCGGCCTTGGCTATGTTCTAGTCGCCAGTATCTTTGCCGCCATCGTGATGATCATTCCTTTTTTGGGGCCGATCCTGGCGATCATCCCCCCGCTCCTCATCGCTCTATTTCAACTTTCCTTAGCTAAAGTTCTTTTAGTATTCGTGGGATTATTTGTTCTGCAACAAATCGTCTTCAACATCATTGCCCCCAAGGTGATGAGCGAGAGCGTGGGGATGCATCCTTTGCTAGTTTTTTTGGCCATCCTTCTTGGAGTGCGGGTGGCCGGTTTAGCTGGGGCGATCTTCGGCATTCCAGTAGTGGCTGTAATCTATGCGATGTTTCACCTCTTCTGGGAGCGGTCGCCATCTATTCAGGCCCGACGGGCCAGACGCTCAGAAGCGATCGCCGATAGGGCTAAATCTGCTCCAGGGAAGCCTCCACTGAAAGGCGAATTTTGGCTTGATAGCCTCAAAGAGAGAATAAGCAGGGCGGTGGACAAGGGTTCGCAACGGCCAATTAAGTAG
- the recJ gene encoding single-stranded-DNA-specific exonuclease RecJ, producing the protein MRLDFRSEKYFAWSRRLKHSAKRWDLAPSAPSAYRCALSQLSPIIVQLLYNRGLRDPSEAALFLNGRHSHPDDPSLIAGMSEAIDRILIARQRNEVVAIYGDFDADGVTAAALLTEVLTAVGMRIIPYIPNRMTEGYGLNCAAIQGLAEQGVQLIITTDCGIGNAGEIEYAATLGLDIIITDHHEVLGSLPKAAAIVNPRRSTCPYPFKQLAAVGVAFKLAQALFQQAPSGDGRSSAEVEQDLLDLVALGTVTDLAPLLGENHTLVRQGLAKINEAKRPGVAAMLNQAGISPGRVTSSTISYILGPRLNSAGRLHDATISYQLLVTRSKSQAEQLAIYLERANQERQRLMEESLNRAREEIITQGQPTNLLIISGTEYPAGIVGLVAGKLMEEFYRPALVVEIGNEHSKGSARSIAEFNITEALDACQDLLSRYGGHAQAAGFTISNVNFEAFKERLYQIAEDKLKEVDLQPRITIDCEVALPELTWNLYKEISKMSPFGYGNPAPCFLTRGVRVVESRVLRPEYPGHLKLKLHDGYRYWNGVSFGMGELADRLPGIIDIVYSLQGNERNGLTALELNIKGICPHEASGSVKINPSGK; encoded by the coding sequence ATGCGCCTAGATTTCCGCAGCGAAAAATACTTTGCCTGGAGTCGGAGGTTGAAACACTCTGCCAAGAGATGGGATTTGGCTCCCTCGGCACCTTCTGCGTACAGGTGCGCCTTGTCCCAGCTCTCCCCTATCATCGTCCAGCTTCTATATAATCGTGGGCTACGCGATCCATCCGAAGCAGCCCTATTCCTCAACGGTAGACATAGTCATCCGGATGACCCTTCTTTGATAGCTGGGATGAGCGAAGCCATAGACCGTATCCTTATAGCTAGACAACGAAATGAGGTTGTGGCCATCTATGGTGACTTCGATGCTGATGGCGTAACTGCTGCTGCCTTACTCACTGAGGTACTCACGGCCGTCGGAATGAGGATCATACCATACATTCCCAACAGGATGACGGAGGGTTATGGCTTAAACTGTGCGGCTATACAGGGGCTGGCTGAACAAGGGGTACAACTAATCATTACTACTGATTGCGGGATCGGCAATGCTGGGGAGATCGAGTACGCCGCGACTCTGGGTCTTGACATAATCATTACCGACCATCATGAAGTCCTTGGTTCACTTCCTAAGGCAGCGGCCATCGTGAATCCAAGGCGATCGACCTGCCCTTATCCTTTTAAGCAGCTGGCGGCCGTCGGCGTGGCCTTCAAACTAGCTCAGGCGCTGTTTCAACAGGCACCCTCTGGCGATGGTCGGTCTTCGGCTGAAGTAGAGCAAGATCTACTGGACCTGGTGGCCCTAGGTACCGTAACCGATCTCGCTCCTTTGTTAGGGGAGAATCACACCCTTGTGCGACAAGGGTTAGCGAAGATAAATGAAGCCAAACGGCCGGGCGTTGCAGCGATGTTGAATCAGGCCGGAATTTCGCCAGGGAGGGTCACCTCTTCGACGATCAGTTATATACTTGGACCACGTTTGAACTCAGCTGGTCGGTTGCACGATGCCACTATCAGCTACCAGCTACTGGTGACTCGCTCTAAGAGTCAGGCCGAGCAGTTGGCTATATATCTTGAGAGGGCGAACCAGGAGAGACAGCGCCTGATGGAGGAGTCCCTAAATCGGGCCAGGGAAGAGATCATCACCCAAGGACAACCCACGAACCTTCTGATCATCTCTGGCACCGAATATCCAGCTGGCATTGTCGGTTTAGTCGCTGGAAAATTGATGGAAGAATTCTATCGCCCAGCACTAGTCGTAGAGATAGGGAACGAGCATAGCAAAGGATCAGCCCGTAGTATCGCTGAATTCAACATCACCGAGGCTCTCGATGCTTGCCAAGACCTCTTGTCCCGCTACGGGGGACACGCCCAAGCCGCCGGATTTACGATCTCCAACGTGAACTTTGAGGCGTTTAAGGAACGACTCTACCAAATAGCCGAAGATAAACTTAAGGAAGTAGATTTGCAGCCAAGAATAACGATTGATTGCGAGGTGGCCCTGCCGGAATTGACCTGGAACCTATATAAAGAAATAAGCAAGATGTCTCCCTTTGGCTACGGCAATCCAGCACCCTGTTTCTTGACCAGGGGGGTAAGAGTCGTAGAAAGTCGGGTACTAAGACCGGAATATCCCGGACATCTAAAGTTGAAGCTCCACGATGGCTATCGTTACTGGAATGGGGTCAGCTTCGGGATGGGTGAGTTGGCCGACCGCCTGCCAGGCATAATCGATATTGTCTACAGCCTACAGGGTAACGAGAGAAATGGATTAACGGCCCTGGAACTCAACATAAAGGGCATATGCCCTCATGAGGCCAGTGGCTCGGTGAAGATAAATCCATCAGGTAAGTAG
- the smpB gene encoding SsrA-binding protein SmpB: MVVSNERVVATNRRAYHDYFIEETYEAGLVLSGSEVKSVRAAKVSLQDGYVRIENGEAWLVNVHIGTYASASHENQEPKRQRKLLLNRQELNYLARRIQERGLTLIPLRVYLKGNLIKIELGVGRGKKQYDKREAIAEREARRQMQRALRREPSSR; encoded by the coding sequence ATGGTAGTAAGTAATGAGCGCGTAGTGGCCACCAACCGGCGGGCTTACCACGATTACTTTATCGAGGAGACCTACGAAGCGGGGCTGGTGCTTAGCGGCAGTGAGGTGAAATCTGTACGGGCCGCTAAGGTAAGCCTGCAAGATGGGTATGTCCGAATAGAGAACGGCGAGGCGTGGCTCGTTAACGTCCATATCGGGACGTATGCCTCGGCTAGCCATGAAAATCAGGAGCCCAAGCGTCAACGGAAGCTGCTCTTGAACCGTCAGGAGCTCAATTACCTGGCTCGCCGGATTCAAGAGAGAGGCCTGACGCTAATCCCTTTGCGTGTTTATCTCAAAGGGAACCTGATAAAGATCGAGTTAGGTGTAGGTCGAGGCAAGAAGCAATATGATAAGCGGGAGGCGATAGCTGAAAGGGAAGCGCGACGCCAGATGCAAAGGGCGCTGCGGCGAGAGCCTAGCTCTCGATGA
- a CDS encoding PaaI family thioesterase: MPYVNDGWCFACGPHNPIGLHLNFQPVSDGVATIFTPQRQHQGYQGIMHGGLVATLLDEAVTYAIAHKFGMAVTGELTTRLHRPVPVALC; this comes from the coding sequence ATGCCGTACGTCAACGATGGTTGGTGTTTTGCCTGTGGTCCCCATAACCCAATCGGTTTACATCTCAACTTCCAACCGGTCAGCGATGGTGTGGCCACAATCTTCACTCCTCAACGCCAGCATCAGGGTTACCAGGGTATCATGCATGGTGGACTGGTGGCCACCCTCCTCGATGAGGCAGTGACCTACGCTATCGCCCATAAGTTTGGCATGGCTGTAACCGGCGAATTGACCACTCGTCTCCACCGCCCCGTACCGGTCGCCCTCTGTTGA